In Ctenopharyngodon idella isolate HZGC_01 chromosome 20, HZGC01, whole genome shotgun sequence, the following proteins share a genomic window:
- the LOC127502121 gene encoding alpha-1,6-mannosyl-glycoprotein 2-beta-N-acetylglucosaminyltransferase — MRFRLLKKNFIVFLVILVVFIMFFYSIRRTKDEANVDVTEKDSTETAVMGKFEFGTVQNMIKSIYDSNYRQFIQNGDKFPLEPEAVVVVQVHNRPAYLKMLIQSLEKVDGVQNSLLIFSHDYFSEEISNMVKGITFCRVLQIYFPYSIQLYPNEFPGQDPNDCPRDISKEDAIKKGCLNAEHPDSYGHYREASITQTKHHWWWKLHFVFERVQVLRGYNGYIVFIEEDNYLLPDFHKYLKSMIELKKTSCADCDVLALGNHNGLSGFHELSSKTETAGWLSTKHNIGMGISRELYYKLMGCNNAFCTYDDYNWDWTLQNLSGTCVSKPLKVLVARGSRVLHTGDCGLHQKEDCRPEMAQEKVDASLKEAQSALFPPILTVTDHGPVEHQPHMKNGGWGDVRDHTLCINYAARL, encoded by the coding sequence ATGAGATTCCGGTTGTTGAAGAAGAACTTTATTGTGTTCCTCGTAATTTTAGTTGTGTTTATAATGTTCTTTTATTCCATAAGACGGACTAAAGATGAAGCAAACGTGGATGTGACTGAGAAAGACAGCACAGAGACTGCTGTAATGGGTAAATTTGAGTTTGGCACCGTCCAGAATATGATAAAGTCCATCTATGACAGCAACTACAGGCAGTTCATTCAGAACGGAGACAAATTTCCATTGGAGCCGGAGGCGGTGGTCGTCGTGCAAGTCCACAATCGACCGGCGTACCTCAAAATGCTCATACAGTCCCTGGAAAAAGTCGATGGAGTACAAAACAGTCTCTTGATATTCAGCCATGACTACTTCTCAGAGGAAATTTCCAATATGGTCAAGGGAATCACCTTCTGTAGGGTCCTCCAGATCTACTTCCCCTACAGCATCCAGCTGTATCCAAATGAATTCCCAGGACAAGATCCGAATGATTGTCCGAGAGACATTTCAAAGGAGGACGCCATCAAAAAGGGATGTTTGAACGCAGAACACCCGGATTCGTACGGACACTACAGGGAAGCGTCCATCACTCAAACCAAACACCATTGGTGGTGGAAGCTGCATTTTGTGTTCGAGCGAGTGCAGGTTCTTCGCGGATACAACGGATACATCGTGTTCATCGAGGAAGACAACTACCTTCTCCCTGATTTCCACAAATACTTAAAATCCATGATCGAGCTAAAGAAAACCAGCTGTGCGGACTGCGACGTCCTCGCACTGGGCAACCACAACGGTTTATCAGGATTTCACGAGCTTTCCAGCAAAACAGAGACGGCAGGATGGCTGTCCACCAAGCATAACATAGGAATGGGAATCTCCAGAGAGCTCTACTACAAACTGATGGGATGCAACAACGCGTTCTGCACCTATGATGATTATAACTGGGACTGGACCCTCCAGAACTTGTCCGGTACGTGCGTCTCGAAACCCCTCAAGGTTCTGGTGGCTCGTGGAAGCCGGGTTCTTCACACGGGCGACTGCGGCCTGCATCAGAAGGAGGATTGCCGGCCGGAGATGGCTCAGGAAAAGGTGGATGCGTCACTTAAAGAGGCACAGTCTGCGCTTTTCCCTCCCATACTGACAGTGACGGACCACGGGCCGGTGGAGCATCAACCTCACATGAAAAACGGAGGCTGGGGGGACGTTCGCGATCACACGCTGTGCATCAACTACGCAGCTCGACTCTGA